The Bacillus sp. NEB1478 genome contains the following window.
TACGTTGCGGATGAGGTTTTTCTTACAGGTACAGCAGCTGAAGTTATTGCTGTTGTAAAAGTTGATGGAAGAGTTATTGGAAATGGAGCACCTGGAGAACATACTGGACAGCTTTTGAAAGCATTTAGAAAAAAAGTCTCTGAAGATGGTGTAAAAGTATTTTCAGAACAAACCGTACAAGCGGGATAAAGCAGATATAGGAGTGTTATAAACATGCGCAGTAATATGATCAAACAAGGGATCGATAGAGCTCCGCACAGAAGTCTTCTTCATGCAGCGGGTGTTGCACCAGAGGATATGGATAAACCGTTTATTGGTGTATGTAATTCTTATGTTGATATTATTCCGGGGCATATGCATTTAAATAAAGTAGGCGAGATGGTTAAAGAAGCCATTCGAGAAGCAGGCGGAATACCATTTGAATTTAATACGATTGGTGTAGATGACGGGATTGCAATGGGTCATATAGGGATGAGGTATTCACTTCCGAGCAGAGAAGTGATCGCTGATGCTGCGGAAACCGTCATCAACGCACATTGGTTTGATGGAGTCTTCTATATACCGAACTGTGACAAGATTACCCCCGGAATGCTGATGGCAGCTGTCCGCACGAACGTACCAGCTGTATTTGTATCTGGAGGTCCCATGGAAGCAGGAAAATCACAAGATGGAAAAAACCTTTCACTCGTTTCTGTTTTTGAAGGAGTCGGTTCTCATCTAGCAGGAAAAATGTCTAGAGAAGAACTGCTCGAACTCGAAACAAGTGCCTGCCCAACATGCGGATCTTGTTCAGGAATGTTTACAGCAAATAGCATGAACTCCATTATGGAAATGCTGGGTATAACATTGCCTGGAAATGGTACGATAGTCGCAACCTCAGAAGAACGGAAAAATTTAAATCGAGAAGCGGCCAATCATCTCATGCAGCTCATCAAAGATGATATTCGTCCAAGAGATATTATTACAAAAGAAGCAATCGACGATGCATTTGCTTTAGACATGGCAATGGGAGGGTCGACTAATACAGTCCTTCACATGCTTGCCATAGCTAATGAAGCTGAAATTGATTATGAACTTTCAGAAGTTAACGAAATCGCTAAAAGAATCCCTTATTTATCCAAAATAAGTCCTGCTTCCGATTACTCCATGCAGGATGTCCATCGGGCTGGAGGCGTTAGCGCCATAATCAATGAGCTTTGTAAAATTGATGGGGCTATCCATAACGACCGAATAACCATTTCCGGTCAGACTCTTGAAGAACGTGTACAGCATAGTGAAATAGAAGATGATGATGTAATCAGGAGAAAAGAAAATGCGTATTCTCCTGTAGGAGGTTTATCCATTTTATATGGAAATATAGCTCCTGATGGCTGTGTAATCAAAGTAGGTGCGGTTGATCCATCCATTAAAACATTCAATGGAGAAGCTATTTGTTACGAATCACAGGATGAAGCGATTCAAGGCATTAATAATGGTGAAGTTAGGGAAGGTCATGTAGTTGTCATTCGATATGAAGGACCAAAAGGCGGACCTGGAATGCCGGAAATGTTAACTCCAACATCAGCTATTGCAGGAAGAGGTTTAAGTACAAAAGTGGCACTCGTTACTGACGGCCGTTTTTCAGGGGCTTCCAGAGGGATTTCTATTGGTCATATCTCTCCAGAAGCAGCCCAGGGCGGACCGATCGCGATGGTTGATAATGGAGACGCCATTTTTATTGATTTAGAAAAGAGAACCATACAAGTGCTTTTAACTGCAGAAGAAATGGAAGAAAGAAAGAAAAATTGGGTTCAGCCAGAACCTAAGATTAAAAAAGGTTATTTAGCAAGGTATGCAGCGTTAGTTACATCAGCAAATACTGGTGGGATTTTAAAAGTTTAATATAGATAAAACGATGACGGAGAACATTGGTAGTATGGAGTACACAGAGAGCCGGGTTGCTGTGAGCCGGTTATTCCAAATACCAGGACATCCCTCCTGAGTGCTCTTTTGAACGAATAATCAGTAGGAAGAGCCAAGCAGCTGATACCATTTTACTGCTTGTTATCAATGACGGCATTGTCCGTCACGAGGCGGTTGCTCGAATTTTGATAGATGAGTTCCCGTGAAGAAGGGTGGTACCGTGAAAATGAACTTTTTCACCCCTTTGGTCAGGCAGAAGCCTGCCCATTTGGGTGGAGAAGTTTTTTTATTTTAATAAAAATATTTTTAGGTGGAGGAGGAATGAAGATGAAGGCCAGCTGGGTGGCTGAGAAAAAAACGTTGGAAACGTCATTAGTTTCTGGTGCTGAACTATTTATTCATGGCTTGCAGAAAGAACAAGTGGAAGTAATCTTTGGATACCCCGGGGGAGCAGTTCTACCGATATATGATGCATTGTACAAAGCGGATATGAAGCATGTTTTAACTCGACATGAACAAGGTGCTATACATGCTGCTCAAGGTTATGCCAGAGTTACGGGAAAGCCGGGGGTTGTGCTTGCAACATCAGGGCCAGGAGCCACGAATTTAGTTACAGGTATCGCTGACAGCATGATTGATTCAATTCCCCTTGTGATTTTTACGGGTCAGGTCGCCACACAAGTGATTGGAACAGATGCTTTTCAAGAAGCAGATATAGTAGGAATTACGATGCCGATTACAAAACATAATTACCAAGTGCAGAAAGCTGAAGATTTGCCTCGTATTATACAAGAAGCTTTTCATATAGCGACTTCTGGCAGAAAAGGTCCGGTATTAATTGATATTCCAAAAGACATTGCGGTTAAGGCAGCCGAGCAAAAGGCTCCATCTGAAATTCGATTACCCGGTTATCAGCCGACTGTAAAACCGAATATTTTACAAGTTAAACGTTTAAATGAAGCCTTACAGCAATCGGAAAAACCTGTCATCCTTGCAGGTGCAGGTGTCCTTGCCGCTAAAGCTGAAGACGAATTATTTAAGTTTGCACAGCATTATGGCATTCCAGTTGTTCAGACGCTGCTTGGGTTAGGAGGCTTTCCGGCGGAACATTCTTTATCACTGGGAATGGGCGGGATGCATGGCACATATGCAGCAAACATGGCTCTTTATGAAAGCGACCTCTTAATTGGGATTGGAGCAAGGTTTGATGATCGGCTTACAGGAAATTTAGATCATTTTGCAAAGTATGCCGTCGTAGCGCACATTGATGTAGATCCCGCTGAAATTGGAAAAAACGTACCAGCTGAAATCCCGATTGTAGGTTGTGCGAAAGAGACCTTGT
Protein-coding sequences here:
- the ilvD gene encoding dihydroxy-acid dehydratase, whose amino-acid sequence is MRSNMIKQGIDRAPHRSLLHAAGVAPEDMDKPFIGVCNSYVDIIPGHMHLNKVGEMVKEAIREAGGIPFEFNTIGVDDGIAMGHIGMRYSLPSREVIADAAETVINAHWFDGVFYIPNCDKITPGMLMAAVRTNVPAVFVSGGPMEAGKSQDGKNLSLVSVFEGVGSHLAGKMSREELLELETSACPTCGSCSGMFTANSMNSIMEMLGITLPGNGTIVATSEERKNLNREAANHLMQLIKDDIRPRDIITKEAIDDAFALDMAMGGSTNTVLHMLAIANEAEIDYELSEVNEIAKRIPYLSKISPASDYSMQDVHRAGGVSAIINELCKIDGAIHNDRITISGQTLEERVQHSEIEDDDVIRRKENAYSPVGGLSILYGNIAPDGCVIKVGAVDPSIKTFNGEAICYESQDEAIQGINNGEVREGHVVVIRYEGPKGGPGMPEMLTPTSAIAGRGLSTKVALVTDGRFSGASRGISIGHISPEAAQGGPIAMVDNGDAIFIDLEKRTIQVLLTAEEMEERKKNWVQPEPKIKKGYLARYAALVTSANTGGILKV
- the ilvB gene encoding biosynthetic-type acetolactate synthase large subunit — encoded protein: MKASWVAEKKTLETSLVSGAELFIHGLQKEQVEVIFGYPGGAVLPIYDALYKADMKHVLTRHEQGAIHAAQGYARVTGKPGVVLATSGPGATNLVTGIADSMIDSIPLVIFTGQVATQVIGTDAFQEADIVGITMPITKHNYQVQKAEDLPRIIQEAFHIATSGRKGPVLIDIPKDIAVKAAEQKAPSEIRLPGYQPTVKPNILQVKRLNEALQQSEKPVILAGAGVLAAKAEDELFKFAQHYGIPVVQTLLGLGGFPAEHSLSLGMGGMHGTYAANMALYESDLLIGIGARFDDRLTGNLDHFAKYAVVAHIDVDPAEIGKNVPAEIPIVGCAKETLLALNQIAGANLGAKDWLYTLTKYKTEFPLTYKKNESELKPQHVMEILHEITEGNAIVSTDVGQHQMWAAQYYKFSSSNRWITSGGLGTMGFGFPAAIGAKIGRPDLPVIAIVGDGGFQMTLQELGVLQDWELPVIVVIVNNKSLGMVRQWQEIFYEKRYSQSLLDIQPDFIKLASAYGIDGQRVENEGDLRTAVMAALSSKKPFVLDCVVSADENVYPMIAPGKGLHEMIGVRG